Proteins from a single region of Haloplanus sp. GDY1:
- a CDS encoding MBL fold metallo-hydrolase — MAHELGESDWGDWLPTAVAEADPDTVAVWYLGCNGFVLKGSGGTTLFIDPYCGLGDPPRTVRMIPVPFDPTDVVDADAVLATHEHSDHVHGPTQAPILAATGANYYAPDASMAVVERTGWIDDWSVVAEQFVTVTEDEQFDVGEFTIHVVPVNDPDADHPVGYVIEHDAGTVFHGGDTRPADTFPDLADRFDIDLGVLAFGSAGTLLDKETREPKRTEWYATENDVVRAANDLELDRLLPSHWDVWKGLNADPTALHHHARSFPYPERLEVAEIGDRVDL, encoded by the coding sequence ATGGCACACGAACTCGGCGAGAGCGACTGGGGGGACTGGCTGCCGACGGCCGTGGCCGAGGCCGACCCCGACACCGTCGCGGTCTGGTATCTCGGTTGTAACGGCTTCGTGCTCAAGGGATCGGGGGGAACGACGCTCTTCATCGACCCCTACTGTGGCCTCGGCGACCCGCCGCGGACGGTGCGAATGATCCCGGTTCCCTTCGACCCGACCGACGTGGTCGACGCGGACGCCGTCCTCGCGACGCACGAACACTCGGATCACGTCCACGGGCCGACGCAGGCGCCCATCCTCGCCGCGACGGGGGCGAACTACTACGCGCCCGACGCCAGCATGGCCGTCGTCGAGCGGACGGGGTGGATCGACGACTGGAGCGTCGTCGCCGAGCAGTTCGTCACCGTCACCGAGGACGAACAGTTCGACGTCGGGGAGTTCACGATCCACGTCGTCCCGGTGAACGACCCCGACGCCGACCACCCCGTCGGGTACGTGATCGAACACGACGCCGGGACGGTCTTCCACGGCGGCGACACCCGGCCCGCCGACACCTTTCCCGACCTCGCGGACCGCTTCGACATCGACCTCGGCGTCCTCGCGTTCGGGTCGGCGGGCACCCTCCTCGACAAGGAGACCCGCGAACCGAAGCGAACCGAGTGGTACGCGACCGAGAACGACGTCGTCCGCGCGGCGAACGACCTCGAACTCGACCGCCTGCTCCCGAGCCACTGGGACGTCTGGAAGGGGCTGAACGCCGATCCGACCGCCCTCCACCACCACGCGCGGAGCTTCCCCTACCCGGAGCGACTGGAGGTCGCCGAAATCGGCGACCGGGTCGACCTCTGA
- a CDS encoding PUA domain-containing protein encodes MTRDELPRLRTVADYQFGAGAGRALFPPAEDLTVAHSTSGRPRQVRADAGRLVSYGTDGRFTLGLEGGRRLIDALDAPRGRVVVGSESEPFVRDGKNVFAKFVQDVDDDVRPRDEVAVVHAEGHLLAVGRAELAADGMRDFETGMAVKVREGAD; translated from the coding sequence ATGACCCGCGACGAACTCCCGCGTCTGCGGACGGTCGCCGACTACCAGTTCGGCGCCGGCGCGGGCCGGGCACTCTTTCCCCCGGCCGAGGACCTGACGGTGGCCCACTCGACGAGCGGTCGGCCGCGACAGGTCCGGGCCGACGCCGGCCGCCTCGTCTCCTACGGCACCGACGGCCGCTTCACGCTCGGCCTCGAAGGGGGCCGGCGGCTGATCGACGCCCTCGATGCCCCCCGCGGCCGCGTCGTCGTCGGCTCCGAGAGCGAACCGTTCGTCCGCGACGGCAAGAACGTCTTCGCGAAGTTCGTGCAGGACGTCGACGACGACGTGCGCCCCCGTGACGAGGTGGCCGTGGTGCACGCGGAGGGCCACCTGCTGGCGGTCGGGCGGGCGGAACTCGCCGCCGACGGCATGCGCGACTTCGAGACGGGGATGGCGGTGAAGGTCCGCGAGGGCGCGGACTAG
- a CDS encoding presenilin family intramembrane aspartyl protease PSH, with protein sequence MNAREARGVAVAAVLFLLVQVGALAMVGPFETAGYRAVEDPSDPTNSLVYFAAILVATALMLAAFKYAFERAVRAVVVLSGALVSWYVFSVVTPPLVVVGPVNLLAVALSAGVAVALLVYPEWYVVDGAGVLMGIGAGALFGISFGLLPAIVLLSVLAVYDAVSVYGTRHMLSLAEGVMDLRIPVILVVPLSLSYSLLEDDFGGANEVHEDADGGDAAVDGGEGDAADDATGDDGDAPDEGSERDAFFIGLGDAVMPTVMVASGAFFSPAPSLGVAALPALNLPALLAMVGTFLGLGVLLRAVMKGRAHAGLPLLNGGAIGGYLLGSVLSGVPVVRALGLAPYL encoded by the coding sequence ATGAACGCACGCGAGGCCCGCGGCGTCGCCGTCGCCGCGGTGCTGTTCTTGCTCGTCCAGGTCGGCGCGCTCGCGATGGTCGGTCCCTTCGAGACGGCCGGCTACCGGGCCGTCGAGGACCCCTCCGATCCGACCAACAGCCTCGTCTACTTCGCCGCCATCCTCGTCGCCACGGCCCTGATGCTCGCGGCGTTCAAGTACGCCTTCGAGCGGGCCGTCCGCGCCGTGGTCGTCCTCTCGGGCGCCCTCGTCTCGTGGTACGTCTTCAGCGTCGTCACCCCGCCGCTGGTCGTCGTCGGCCCCGTCAACCTCCTCGCCGTCGCCCTCTCTGCCGGCGTCGCCGTCGCCCTGCTGGTCTATCCCGAGTGGTACGTCGTCGACGGCGCCGGGGTCCTGATGGGCATCGGCGCCGGCGCGCTGTTCGGCATCAGCTTCGGGCTCCTGCCCGCGATCGTCCTCCTCTCCGTGCTGGCGGTGTACGACGCCGTCAGCGTCTACGGCACGCGCCACATGCTCAGCCTCGCCGAGGGCGTGATGGACCTCCGCATCCCCGTCATCCTCGTCGTCCCGCTCTCGCTCTCCTACTCCCTGCTGGAGGACGACTTCGGAGGCGCGAACGAGGTCCACGAGGACGCCGACGGGGGCGACGCGGCGGTGGACGGCGGCGAGGGCGACGCGGCGGACGACGCGACCGGTGACGACGGGGACGCCCCCGACGAGGGATCGGAGCGCGACGCCTTCTTCATCGGCCTCGGTGACGCCGTGATGCCGACGGTGATGGTCGCCAGCGGCGCCTTCTTCTCGCCGGCGCCGTCGCTCGGCGTCGCCGCGCTCCCCGCCCTCAACCTCCCCGCGCTCCTCGCGATGGTCGGCACGTTCCTCGGACTGGGCGTCCTGCTCCGGGCGGTGATGAAGGGCCGCGCCCACGCCGGCCTCCCCCTCCTGAACGGCGGCGCCATCGGCGGCTACCTCCTCGGATCGGTCCTCTCGGGCGTTCCGGTGGTCCGGGCGCTCGGCCTGGCGCCGTACCTCTAG
- a CDS encoding H/ACA ribonucleoprotein complex subunit GAR1, with the protein MRRLGTVTRTAQGLAIVRCDDADVPDVGTAAVDESLSTVGRVVDVFGPVDRPYLAVSPDDRVGLPDLLGTKLYAR; encoded by the coding sequence ATGCGCCGCCTCGGCACCGTCACCCGCACCGCGCAGGGTCTCGCCATCGTCCGCTGTGACGACGCGGACGTCCCCGACGTCGGCACGGCGGCCGTCGACGAGTCGCTCTCGACGGTCGGCCGGGTCGTCGACGTGTTCGGCCCCGTCGACCGCCCCTACCTCGCCGTCTCACCCGACGACCGCGTCGGCCTGCCCGACCTCCTCGGGACGAAACTCTACGCCCGATGA
- the srp19 gene encoding signal recognition particle subunit SRP19: MVENVIWPAYLDATKSRAEGRRVPLDEAVDDPTVDEIAESVQQVGYDAVIERDATYPREFEPRGRVLVKGADDASKNDLVQAIAAYVAILRD, encoded by the coding sequence ATGGTGGAGAACGTCATCTGGCCGGCCTATCTGGACGCGACCAAGAGTCGCGCCGAGGGGCGGCGCGTCCCCCTCGACGAGGCGGTCGACGACCCGACCGTCGACGAGATCGCCGAGTCCGTCCAGCAGGTCGGCTACGACGCGGTCATCGAACGCGACGCGACCTACCCCCGGGAGTTCGAACCCCGCGGTCGGGTGCTCGTCAAGGGGGCGGACGACGCCTCGAAGAACGACCTCGTACAGGCCATCGCGGCCTACGTGGCGATCCTCCGGGACTGA
- the btuC gene encoding vitamin B12 ABC transporter permease BtuC produces the protein MGGVRTGAWIGGLLVALVAVMLVSAAIGPVSIGVGNVADIALAALLGGASDAPESYRTIVLSIRMPRIALGAVVGFALASAGTVMQGFFRNPMADPSIVGVSAGAATGAVAAIVAPVSVPFALPVAAFVGALIAAFGVYLLASEGGRTPVETLLLAGIAVQTFLGAAVSFMLVQAGRDLREAIYWLMGHLQHSTWTEATIAAAVVVPGFLGLLAYARDLNVLLLGEEDAHSLGIEVERTKRLLLAVSSLLTAAAVAVAGVIGFVGLVVPHVMRLLVGPDHRILLPTSALAGASFLVATDTLARSGTAELPVGIVTAAVGAPFFLYLLRNREVHTP, from the coding sequence ATGGGAGGCGTCCGGACGGGCGCGTGGATCGGCGGGTTGCTGGTCGCGCTCGTGGCCGTGATGCTCGTCAGCGCCGCCATCGGGCCGGTGTCCATCGGGGTCGGCAACGTCGCGGACATCGCGCTCGCGGCGCTGCTCGGCGGGGCGAGCGACGCCCCGGAGAGCTACCGGACCATCGTCCTCTCGATCCGGATGCCGCGGATCGCGCTTGGCGCCGTCGTCGGCTTCGCGCTCGCGTCCGCGGGGACGGTCATGCAGGGCTTCTTCCGCAACCCCATGGCCGACCCCTCGATCGTCGGCGTCTCGGCGGGCGCGGCGACCGGCGCGGTCGCGGCCATCGTGGCGCCCGTGTCGGTGCCGTTCGCGCTCCCCGTCGCCGCCTTCGTGGGCGCCCTGATCGCCGCCTTCGGCGTCTACCTGCTCGCGAGCGAGGGCGGACGGACGCCCGTCGAGACGCTGCTGCTCGCCGGCATCGCGGTGCAGACGTTTCTCGGCGCCGCCGTCTCCTTCATGCTCGTCCAGGCGGGTCGCGACCTCCGGGAGGCGATCTACTGGCTGATGGGCCACCTGCAACACAGCACCTGGACCGAGGCGACGATCGCCGCGGCGGTCGTGGTGCCGGGATTCCTCGGCCTGCTCGCGTACGCCCGTGATCTGAACGTCCTGTTGCTTGGCGAGGAGGACGCCCACTCGCTCGGCATCGAGGTGGAGCGCACGAAGCGTCTCCTGCTCGCGGTGTCGAGCCTCCTCACCGCGGCCGCCGTCGCCGTCGCGGGCGTCATCGGCTTCGTCGGCCTCGTCGTCCCGCACGTCATGCGTCTGCTGGTCGGCCCGGATCACCGCATCCTCCTGCCGACGAGCGCGCTGGCGGGGGCCTCCTTCCTCGTCGCCACCGACACCCTCGCCCGCTCCGGCACCGCCGAACTCCCCGTGGGCATCGTCACCGCCGCGGTCGGCGCGCCCTTCTTCCTCTACCTGCTCCGGAATCGGGAGGTGCACACGCCGTGA
- a CDS encoding ATP-binding cassette domain-containing protein has product MTRAISIDDVSVSFGDVPVLESVSTSVAEGALVGLVGPNGAGKTTLLRAITGTLSPDAGSVRVTGERLADLSSRAASRLVATVPQSTASTFEFDVRRIVAMGRTPHVDRLGSRTPADRRAVEEAMERTAVDHLADRPVTEVSGGERQRVFLARALAQDTPVLLLDEPTSDLDVNHQVRTLELVADLVEEGRTVVAAIHDLDLAARYCDELRLLADGGIRAAGPPASVLTDEAVEAAFDARATVTDHPVTGTASVTAFAGAGDADGRVHVVGGGGAATPLLHRLDAAGFDLSVGAVSAAARDAETARALDADLVTVPPFAPVDAEARAAVAERVRRADAVVVAPVAVAEGNLPALRAATGAATPVVVDGDPFAERNHAGAAGREVYATLRDRGVVVDADAVVAAVRRVVAADDEPRDGSVLRGSPGGPHG; this is encoded by the coding sequence GTGACGCGCGCGATCAGTATCGACGACGTCTCCGTCTCGTTCGGCGACGTGCCCGTCCTCGAATCGGTGTCGACGAGCGTCGCGGAGGGAGCCCTCGTCGGCCTCGTCGGCCCCAACGGCGCGGGGAAGACGACCCTGCTCCGGGCGATCACCGGGACGCTGTCCCCCGACGCGGGGAGCGTCCGCGTGACCGGGGAACGACTCGCCGACCTCTCCTCCCGCGCGGCGAGTCGGCTGGTGGCGACCGTCCCGCAGTCCACCGCCTCGACGTTCGAGTTCGACGTCCGCCGGATCGTCGCGATGGGCCGGACGCCACACGTCGACCGCCTCGGCTCCCGGACGCCGGCCGACCGCCGGGCGGTCGAGGAGGCGATGGAGCGCACCGCGGTCGACCACCTCGCCGACCGTCCGGTGACCGAGGTGAGCGGCGGCGAGCGCCAGCGGGTGTTCCTCGCCCGCGCCCTCGCACAGGACACGCCCGTCCTCCTGCTGGACGAACCCACCTCCGACCTCGACGTGAACCACCAGGTTCGGACGCTGGAACTCGTCGCCGATCTGGTCGAGGAGGGCCGCACCGTCGTGGCGGCCATCCACGACCTCGACCTGGCGGCGCGCTACTGCGACGAACTCCGCCTGCTCGCGGACGGCGGGATCCGTGCGGCCGGCCCGCCGGCGTCGGTGCTCACCGACGAGGCGGTCGAGGCGGCCTTCGACGCGCGGGCGACGGTCACCGACCACCCCGTCACGGGCACGGCGTCGGTGACCGCCTTCGCCGGCGCGGGCGACGCCGACGGCCGCGTCCACGTCGTCGGCGGCGGCGGCGCGGCCACGCCGCTGCTCCACCGCCTCGACGCCGCCGGGTTCGACCTCTCGGTCGGGGCCGTGAGCGCGGCCGCCCGCGACGCCGAGACGGCCCGAGCGCTCGACGCGGACCTCGTGACCGTCCCCCCGTTCGCGCCGGTGGACGCCGAGGCGCGAGCGGCTGTGGCCGAACGGGTGCGGCGGGCCGACGCCGTCGTCGTCGCGCCCGTGGCCGTCGCGGAGGGGAATCTGCCGGCCCTCCGCGCCGCGACCGGGGCGGCGACGCCCGTCGTCGTCGACGGCGACCCCTTCGCGGAGCGCAACCACGCCGGCGCGGCGGGACGAGAGGTGTACGCGACGCTCCGGGACCGGGGCGTCGTCGTCGACGCCGACGCGGTGGTCGCGGCCGTTCGACGGGTGGTGGCCGCGGACGACGAGCCACGCGACGGGAGCGTCCTGCGGGGCAGCCCCGGCGGCCCCCACGGCTGA
- a CDS encoding class I SAM-dependent methyltransferase, which translates to MERPCVRVPREAGEETRRALAAADLVDEDHEIVVDDGSLYLPVTDPEAVGDDYEVVYRDVPVHDRQRTPAELLGFDPSYERLGDVAILDEDDPTRAARIAEAILDSDLPVRAVIDRASKVKGDLRVRDWTVLATDDADRDRPPTETVHREYGFEYLLDLAEVYFSPRLATDRHRVTEGVEAGERVVDMFAGVGPFAIPMAARGAAVLAVDLNPAAVEYLRENARRNGVADSVTAVEGDVRDVAADHAGWADRIVMNLPHSADDFLDAAVTLAGDDCLLHYYDIQHEDDPFGPGERAIRAAAAPAGYEVAVLTRHVVRSYAPHELNVRLDVRLSR; encoded by the coding sequence ATGGAACGGCCCTGCGTTCGCGTCCCCCGCGAAGCCGGCGAGGAGACCAGACGGGCCCTCGCCGCGGCGGACCTCGTCGACGAGGACCACGAAATCGTCGTCGACGACGGGTCGCTCTACCTCCCCGTGACCGACCCCGAGGCGGTCGGCGACGACTACGAGGTGGTCTACCGGGACGTGCCGGTCCACGACCGCCAGCGGACGCCCGCCGAGTTGCTGGGGTTCGACCCCTCCTACGAGCGCCTGGGCGACGTGGCCATCCTCGACGAGGACGACCCCACACGGGCGGCCCGGATCGCCGAGGCCATCCTCGACTCGGACCTCCCCGTCCGGGCGGTCATCGACCGCGCCTCGAAGGTGAAAGGCGACCTCAGGGTGCGGGACTGGACGGTACTCGCGACCGACGACGCCGACCGCGATCGACCGCCGACCGAGACGGTCCACCGCGAGTACGGCTTCGAGTACCTGCTCGACCTCGCGGAGGTGTACTTCTCGCCGCGTCTCGCCACCGACCGCCACCGCGTCACCGAGGGCGTCGAGGCCGGCGAGCGGGTCGTCGACATGTTCGCCGGCGTCGGCCCGTTCGCGATCCCGATGGCCGCTCGCGGAGCGGCCGTCCTCGCCGTCGACCTCAACCCCGCGGCGGTCGAGTACCTCCGCGAGAACGCCCGCCGCAACGGCGTCGCCGATTCCGTCACCGCCGTCGAGGGCGACGTGCGCGACGTGGCGGCCGACCACGCCGGGTGGGCCGACCGCATCGTCATGAACCTCCCGCACAGCGCCGACGACTTCCTCGACGCCGCCGTCACCCTCGCCGGCGACGACTGCCTCCTCCACTACTACGACATCCAGCACGAGGACGACCCCTTCGGCCCCGGCGAGCGAGCGATCCGGGCGGCGGCCGCCCCCGCCGGCTACGAGGTGGCGGTGCTGACCCGGCACGTCGTCCGGTCGTACGCCCCCCACGAACTCAACGTCCGTCTGGACGTGCGGCTGTCCCGGTGA
- a CDS encoding EamA family transporter, with protein sequence MNSALLFGLGTMIAWGFWITLGDVASNSIDPVTAAAISYVAAAVVTAAYAVVSDASLAVTNKGLLFSVVAGVAAAVGVVSTFVGVSIGSTAVVATVGGMYFVTAAAIGVVALGEPISLTKVAGIGLAIVAIVLINQ encoded by the coding sequence GTGAACTCGGCGCTCCTCTTCGGCCTGGGGACGATGATCGCGTGGGGGTTCTGGATCACGCTCGGCGACGTCGCGTCGAACAGTATCGATCCGGTGACCGCCGCGGCCATCTCGTACGTCGCCGCGGCGGTCGTCACCGCCGCCTACGCCGTCGTCTCCGACGCCTCGCTCGCGGTGACGAACAAGGGTCTGCTCTTTTCCGTCGTTGCGGGGGTGGCGGCCGCCGTGGGCGTCGTTTCGACGTTCGTCGGCGTGTCCATCGGATCCACCGCGGTGGTCGCGACCGTCGGCGGGATGTACTTCGTCACGGCGGCCGCCATCGGCGTCGTCGCTCTCGGCGAACCGATCTCGCTGACGAAAGTCGCCGGCATCGGTCTGGCCATCGTCGCCATCGTCCTGATCAATCAGTGA
- a CDS encoding COG1361 S-layer family protein — protein sequence MNRGLAAVLLVALLLVPATPVAATNAVVVGGADLSLSVPDNRVSPGETTTLDVYVVNDARLVRGGPQEFVDRVTTARTTTIDVGEVRGVDVATGEVPVGRVPEGSHGPVGVELTVPESVPPGTYRLPVTLSYTYTSTVLYDVDDPSNDPEYDDVERTRRVSIPVVVEEHPRFRIVGVGTDAQVGGSGTMTVSVRHVGSEAVREASVDLTSANDDLTFGGAATAESFVGEWVPGETKTATFPVSVVEDAELRNYTVTGRVSYTDADGIAGASNELRSSVRPLAEQAFSLSGVESSLRVDHEGAVSGTVTNEGPLPITDAVVVFEPASPNFDAGETEFAVPDLAPGESAPFAFDVEVSSAADPGSRQLRFVVDYETEDGDDRTSDALTARIDVASERDPFAVEVTESTVRAGGSGRLALRVTNADDETLSDVSAKLFVDDPISTDDDEAFVDELAPGESAEISFEVSVGGGTFPKAYPVSLDFEYDRSDGTTEISDTVRLPVTVEERRGGGLPFGLAVGLGAVALVGAVIVVVRRR from the coding sequence GTGAACCGGGGGCTGGCGGCGGTCCTACTCGTGGCGCTGTTGCTCGTGCCCGCGACGCCGGTGGCGGCGACGAACGCCGTCGTCGTCGGGGGGGCGGACCTCTCGCTGTCGGTGCCGGACAACCGGGTGTCGCCCGGCGAGACGACCACGCTCGACGTCTACGTCGTCAACGACGCGCGACTGGTCCGCGGGGGGCCACAGGAGTTCGTCGACCGGGTCACGACGGCCCGCACGACGACCATCGACGTCGGCGAGGTTCGCGGCGTCGACGTGGCGACCGGGGAGGTTCCGGTGGGGAGGGTGCCGGAGGGCTCCCACGGGCCGGTCGGCGTCGAACTCACCGTGCCCGAGTCGGTACCGCCGGGGACGTACCGACTGCCGGTGACGCTCTCGTACACCTACACGTCGACGGTCCTGTACGACGTCGACGATCCCTCGAACGATCCGGAGTACGACGACGTGGAACGAACGAGACGCGTGTCGATTCCGGTCGTCGTCGAGGAGCACCCCCGCTTCAGAATCGTCGGCGTGGGGACCGACGCCCAGGTCGGTGGCTCGGGAACGATGACCGTCTCGGTGCGGCACGTGGGCAGCGAAGCCGTCCGCGAGGCGAGCGTCGACCTGACCTCGGCGAACGACGACCTGACGTTCGGCGGGGCCGCGACGGCGGAGTCGTTCGTCGGCGAGTGGGTGCCCGGCGAGACGAAGACGGCGACGTTCCCGGTCAGCGTCGTCGAGGACGCCGAACTGCGGAACTACACCGTCACGGGGCGGGTCTCGTACACGGACGCGGACGGGATCGCGGGCGCGTCGAACGAACTCCGGTCGAGCGTCCGGCCGCTCGCCGAGCAGGCGTTCTCGCTGTCGGGGGTCGAGTCGTCGCTCCGGGTCGACCACGAGGGGGCGGTGAGCGGCACGGTGACCAACGAGGGGCCGCTGCCGATCACCGACGCGGTGGTGGTCTTCGAGCCCGCGAGCCCGAACTTCGACGCCGGCGAGACGGAGTTCGCCGTGCCGGATCTGGCCCCAGGCGAGTCCGCGCCCTTCGCGTTCGACGTCGAGGTGTCGAGCGCCGCCGATCCCGGTTCGCGGCAGTTGCGGTTCGTCGTCGACTACGAGACCGAGGACGGTGACGACCGGACGAGCGACGCGCTCACCGCGCGGATCGACGTGGCGTCGGAGCGTGACCCCTTCGCCGTCGAGGTCACGGAGTCGACGGTGCGGGCGGGCGGCAGCGGACGGCTCGCGCTGCGGGTCACGAACGCCGACGACGAGACGCTCTCGGACGTCTCCGCGAAGCTGTTCGTCGACGACCCCATCTCGACGGACGACGACGAGGCGTTCGTGGACGAACTCGCCCCCGGTGAGTCCGCGGAGATCAGCTTCGAGGTGAGCGTCGGTGGCGGGACGTTCCCGAAGGCGTATCCGGTTTCGCTCGACTTCGAGTACGACCGCTCCGACGGCACCACGGAGATCTCCGACACCGTCCGGCTCCCGGTCACCGTCGAGGAACGGCGGGGCGGTGGGTTGCCGTTCGGGCTCGCGGTGGGGCTGGGCGCCGTCGCGCTCGTCGGGGCCGTGATCGTCGTCGTCCGACGGAGGTAG